One Microbacter margulisiae genomic window carries:
- the uvrB gene encoding excinuclease ABC subunit UvrB, producing MNFEIISTYQPTGDQPEAIHQLTDGVRNDVKFQTLLGVTGSGKTFTIANVVKEINRPTLVLSHNKTLAAQLYSEFKTFFPNNAVEYFVSYYDYYQPEAYLPVTDTYIEKDLSINQEIEKLRLSTTSSLLSGRKDVIVVSSVSCLYGIGNPDDFYSNTIHVEKGQPLVRNSFLRSLVESLYSRNEIEFNRGNFRVKGETVDIFLAYSDVALRIVFWGDEIDEIETFDPINGHTLSMFDSYDVYPANIFVTTKERINKAIHQIEDDLMKQITFFESVGKPIEAKRIQERVTYDLEMIRELGYCSGIENYSRYFDGREPGSRPFCLLDYFPKDYLMVIDESHVTIPQIRAMYGGDASRKQNLVEYGFRLPAAKDNRPLQYNEFEELINQVIFVSATPADYELEKSEGIIIEQVVRPTGLLDPIIDVRPSLNQIDDLMEEIAQRTEHDERILVTTLTKRMAEELTSYLTRNGIRCNYIHSDVDTLERVKLMDDLRSGLFDVLIGVNLLREGLDLPEVSLVAILDADKEGFLRSHRSLTQTAGRAARNLNGKVIMYADKITESMQRTIDETTRRREKQLAYNANYGIIPQPIRKGHTSILAQQAVEKRAGKAYTEPTTMSVAADPVVQYMSLPALQKAIDNTRKSMQQAARKLEFIEAAQYRDELLKLEELLKARSR from the coding sequence ATGAATTTTGAAATTATATCGACATATCAACCTACTGGAGATCAACCAGAGGCTATTCATCAACTTACGGATGGCGTCAGGAATGATGTCAAATTTCAAACATTACTTGGCGTTACGGGATCGGGAAAGACATTTACTATTGCTAACGTAGTAAAAGAGATTAACCGTCCCACGTTAGTGTTAAGTCACAACAAGACATTAGCCGCACAACTCTACAGCGAGTTTAAAACATTCTTTCCGAACAATGCCGTAGAATACTTTGTTTCATACTACGATTATTATCAGCCAGAAGCTTACCTGCCAGTAACAGATACTTACATAGAAAAAGATCTTTCCATCAATCAGGAGATTGAAAAACTAAGGCTTTCAACCACATCATCATTACTTTCAGGGCGTAAGGATGTTATCGTGGTATCGTCTGTTTCCTGCCTCTACGGAATTGGAAATCCTGATGATTTTTACAGCAATACTATTCATGTTGAAAAAGGGCAACCCCTCGTACGTAACAGCTTTCTACGTTCATTGGTTGAGAGCTTGTATTCACGTAATGAAATAGAATTCAACCGCGGAAATTTTCGTGTAAAAGGGGAGACTGTTGATATATTTCTGGCATATTCTGATGTGGCATTACGTATTGTCTTCTGGGGTGATGAGATTGATGAGATTGAAACCTTTGATCCTATAAACGGGCATACATTGTCCATGTTTGATTCTTACGATGTCTATCCGGCAAACATCTTTGTCACTACTAAAGAACGAATAAATAAGGCCATTCATCAAATTGAGGATGATTTAATGAAACAAATCACCTTTTTCGAATCGGTCGGGAAACCAATTGAAGCTAAAAGAATTCAGGAAAGAGTGACATACGATCTGGAAATGATTCGCGAATTGGGATATTGTTCTGGAATAGAAAATTACTCGCGTTATTTTGATGGCAGGGAACCAGGAAGCAGACCCTTCTGTTTGCTCGATTACTTCCCCAAAGATTACCTGATGGTGATTGATGAAAGCCATGTAACCATTCCTCAAATCAGGGCAATGTACGGGGGTGATGCATCCCGGAAACAAAATCTGGTAGAATACGGATTTCGCTTGCCTGCGGCAAAGGACAATCGCCCGTTGCAATATAATGAATTTGAAGAGTTAATTAATCAGGTCATTTTCGTCAGCGCTACTCCAGCAGATTATGAATTGGAGAAATCGGAAGGAATCATTATAGAGCAAGTTGTTAGACCTACGGGATTGCTGGATCCTATCATTGATGTACGTCCCAGCCTGAACCAGATTGATGATTTGATGGAGGAAATAGCACAACGTACAGAACATGATGAACGAATCTTGGTAACGACTTTAACCAAACGCATGGCTGAAGAGTTAACGAGTTATTTGACAAGAAATGGAATCCGATGCAACTATATTCATTCCGATGTCGATACGCTGGAGCGTGTAAAACTGATGGATGATTTACGCAGCGGACTGTTTGATGTGCTGATAGGAGTCAATCTGCTGCGTGAAGGGCTGGATCTTCCCGAAGTATCGCTGGTAGCCATACTGGATGCCGATAAAGAAGGATTTTTACGGTCACATCGCTCCTTAACACAGACCGCCGGACGTGCCGCCCGAAATTTGAACGGAAAAGTAATTATGTATGCCGATAAGATTACCGAAAGCATGCAGCGTACTATTGATGAGACAACCCGAAGACGTGAGAAACAGTTAGCGTATAATGCAAACTATGGCATTATCCCACAACCTATCCGGAAAGGGCATACTTCTATTCTGGCACAACAAGCCGTTGAAAAAAGAGCAGGGAAGGCTTATACAGAACCCACTACCATGTCTGTTGCCGCTGATCCTGTTGTACAATATATGAGCCTGCCCGCATTGCAAAAAGCGATTGACAACACGCGAAAGTCAATGCAACAAGCCGCCCGTAAACTAGAGTTTATCGAAGCAGCTCAATACCGTGACGAACTCCTGAAACTGGAAGAGTTACTAAAAGCAAGAAGCAGATAG
- a CDS encoding DUF4919 domain-containing protein, which yields MKKILLAILFIASISGINAQVLPLVAPNYSLIKSTTQNPASPYYYPTLFKRYVNNDTTLTISDYKMLYYGFTYQKAYKPYGNPPQDAILARYADKDILTPADCDTIILYAGQLVAQFPFDLHWINRIAYAYHVLGKDSTANLWSYKSKKIIQTIMSTGNGRTIPSAWHVIEEGDEYEIIYMLGLFPVNQSLVALQYDYIRVASNPSGIKGFYFNVRRLLDMEGSQK from the coding sequence ATGAAAAAGATACTACTTGCAATTCTATTTATTGCCTCAATATCAGGAATTAATGCCCAAGTTCTTCCTTTGGTGGCTCCAAACTATTCATTGATCAAATCAACAACGCAAAATCCTGCATCACCTTACTATTATCCTACACTATTCAAACGTTATGTAAACAATGATACTACATTGACAATAAGCGATTATAAAATGTTGTATTATGGGTTTACTTATCAAAAAGCTTACAAACCGTATGGCAATCCGCCTCAGGATGCCATTTTAGCCCGTTATGCTGATAAAGACATTCTGACTCCTGCTGACTGCGATACTATTATTTTGTATGCAGGACAATTGGTAGCGCAGTTTCCTTTTGATCTACATTGGATTAACCGGATAGCGTATGCTTATCATGTGTTAGGAAAAGATTCAACTGCAAATCTTTGGAGTTATAAATCAAAAAAAATTATCCAGACCATTATGTCAACAGGGAATGGCCGAACTATCCCAAGCGCGTGGCACGTGATTGAAGAAGGAGATGAGTACGAAATTATCTATATGTTAGGGCTATTCCCTGTAAACCAATCTCTTGTTGCTTTACAATATGACTATATACGCGTTGCCAGTAATCCTTCGGGTATCAAGGGATTCTATTTTAATGTGCGTCGGTTGTTGGATATGGAAGGATCACAGAAATGA
- a CDS encoding DUF362 domain-containing protein has translation MKSRVALVRCDSYDIEEVKMAVSRGIQLIGGAKCFVKTGEKIVLKVNLLVGDTPEKCVTTHPSVFKAVAETFANEGVIIQYGDSPGHGSPHAAAKKAGIADVAEDLLIDLAEFKEGREIFFEQGKQNKKFFIANGVLDADGLISLPKMKTHALERFTGSIKNQFGTVVGMRKSEFHVKLPNAIDFARMLVDLNNYIKPRLYIMDGIIAMEGNGPRGGTPRPMNVLLFSTDPVALDATACRLINLNPAYVPTTIMGYQAGSGTYLQEEIELVGDDLKSFVCPDFVVDRTPVKPAKKNSVLLFVNNRLIPKPVILTEKCTQCGTCVNSCPVEGKAVYWDHNDRTKAPVYDYKKCIRCYCCQEMCPENAIVLQTPIIRKLGNFL, from the coding sequence ATGAAGAGTAGAGTAGCCTTAGTCCGTTGTGATTCATATGATATAGAGGAAGTTAAGATGGCGGTTTCAAGAGGTATTCAACTGATTGGTGGCGCTAAATGCTTTGTAAAAACAGGAGAAAAAATTGTACTTAAAGTAAATCTTTTGGTAGGAGATACGCCTGAAAAATGTGTTACTACACATCCTTCCGTATTTAAAGCAGTAGCAGAAACATTTGCAAACGAGGGCGTAATCATCCAATACGGTGACTCCCCTGGGCACGGATCTCCTCATGCGGCAGCTAAAAAAGCTGGCATTGCTGATGTAGCAGAAGATCTGCTTATTGATCTGGCTGAGTTCAAAGAAGGCCGGGAGATTTTCTTTGAGCAAGGTAAGCAAAATAAGAAATTTTTTATAGCCAACGGAGTTCTGGATGCAGATGGTCTTATCAGTTTACCCAAAATGAAGACTCATGCTTTGGAACGATTTACAGGCAGTATTAAAAATCAATTTGGCACTGTGGTAGGAATGCGAAAAAGCGAATTTCATGTAAAGCTTCCTAATGCCATCGATTTTGCCCGAATGTTAGTGGATTTGAATAATTATATCAAACCGCGTCTTTATATCATGGATGGCATTATAGCCATGGAAGGAAACGGGCCAAGAGGAGGAACGCCCCGGCCAATGAATGTGCTACTATTCTCTACTGATCCGGTGGCACTCGATGCAACTGCCTGCAGGCTTATCAACCTGAATCCAGCGTATGTACCCACAACTATTATGGGATACCAAGCTGGAAGTGGAACCTATCTTCAGGAGGAAATAGAGTTGGTGGGTGACGATTTGAAAAGTTTTGTATGCCCTGATTTTGTAGTCGATCGAACCCCTGTGAAGCCAGCCAAGAAAAACTCCGTCCTTCTTTTTGTTAATAATCGACTGATACCGAAGCCAGTGATTCTTACGGAGAAATGTACCCAATGTGGAACATGTGTCAATAGTTGTCCTGTTGAAGGGAAAGCTGTTTACTGGGACCATAACGACCGAACAAAAGCGCCAGTATATGATTACAAGAAATGCATTCGTTGTTACTGTTGCCAGGAGATGTGCCCTGAAAATGCCATTGTACTGCAAACACCTATAATCAGAAAACTTGGAAATTTCTTATAG
- the argB gene encoding acetylglutamate kinase produces MADTRTKLTVVKVGGKIVEEESSLKQLLENFATIEGHKVLVHGGGRSATAIATKLGIESVMVNGRRVTDAETLKVVAMVYGGLVNKTIVAKLQAMDINALGLTGADMNYMVSNKRPVGEVDYGFVGDVKAVDARLLADLIQKDIVPVLAPLTHDKKGNLLNTNADTIAGEAAKALARYFEVTLVYCFEKRGVLRDEHDDESVIPKINKQLFTKYVADGVIQGGMLPKLENAFEAIDAGVKQVIITKADAIDGKSGTLVV; encoded by the coding sequence ATGGCAGATACTAGAACCAAACTGACAGTAGTAAAAGTTGGTGGAAAAATTGTAGAAGAAGAAAGCTCGTTAAAGCAACTTTTAGAAAATTTTGCTACCATCGAGGGACATAAAGTACTGGTACATGGTGGAGGTCGCTCAGCAACTGCTATTGCCACCAAACTAGGCATCGAAAGCGTTATGGTGAATGGCAGGCGCGTCACGGATGCCGAAACATTGAAAGTGGTAGCAATGGTGTACGGCGGGCTGGTGAACAAAACCATTGTGGCAAAATTACAGGCAATGGATATCAATGCGCTGGGCCTGACAGGTGCTGACATGAATTATATGGTCTCCAATAAGCGACCGGTTGGTGAAGTTGATTACGGTTTTGTTGGCGATGTAAAAGCAGTAGATGCCCGATTATTGGCAGATTTGATTCAAAAAGACATTGTCCCCGTATTGGCTCCTCTGACACATGACAAAAAAGGTAATTTATTAAATACCAATGCAGATACTATTGCCGGGGAAGCCGCCAAAGCTCTTGCCCGTTATTTTGAGGTGACGCTGGTTTATTGCTTCGAGAAGAGAGGTGTACTTCGGGATGAGCATGACGATGAGAGTGTTATTCCTAAGATAAACAAACAACTATTTACCAAGTATGTAGCTGACGGTGTAATTCAAGGAGGAATGCTTCCAAAGCTTGAAAACGCTTTCGAAGCAATTGATGCAGGTGTGAAACAGGTAATTATAACAAAAGCCGATGCAATTGATGGTAAATCAGGGACACTCGTTGTATAA
- the prmA gene encoding 50S ribosomal protein L11 methyltransferase has product MDYIELTIQINNSRGFEQDTVAYELGELGFESFEYNEDGLKAYCVASLFDEKQIKEWKESHRDDIPIDYSYALIKEKNWNEIWEKNYFSPIVIGNECVIHSSFHHDIPTAKYDILIDPKMSFGTGHHETTILMIQTILKLDLVGKSLLDMGCGTGILAILASMRGASPVTAIDIDEWAYTNSLENFRLNGFSDIEMNQGGAELLSGRKFDIILANINRNILLADIHHYSACLTQGDLLVMSGFYDTDRPAIDEEAQENNLILLGFEEKNKWVATLYQKK; this is encoded by the coding sequence ATGGATTACATCGAACTAACGATACAAATTAACAATTCAAGAGGTTTTGAACAGGATACGGTTGCTTATGAGCTGGGTGAACTCGGGTTCGAGAGCTTTGAATATAATGAAGACGGATTAAAAGCGTATTGCGTTGCATCTCTGTTCGACGAAAAACAAATCAAAGAATGGAAAGAATCGCACCGGGACGATATACCAATCGACTATTCATATGCTCTGATCAAAGAGAAAAACTGGAATGAAATATGGGAAAAAAACTATTTTTCACCCATCGTAATTGGAAATGAATGCGTCATACACAGCTCATTTCACCATGATATTCCCACAGCAAAATACGACATCCTGATCGATCCCAAAATGTCATTTGGGACAGGACACCATGAGACTACAATTTTGATGATTCAAACCATTCTGAAACTTGATCTTGTTGGCAAATCACTGCTTGATATGGGTTGTGGAACCGGCATTCTGGCTATATTGGCATCGATGCGCGGTGCGTCTCCAGTCACGGCAATTGATATTGATGAATGGGCTTATACCAATTCGCTGGAAAACTTTCGGCTTAACGGCTTCTCCGACATTGAAATGAATCAGGGAGGCGCCGAACTTTTATCAGGTCGCAAGTTTGACATCATTTTGGCCAATATTAATCGAAATATTCTGCTAGCCGATATTCATCACTATTCTGCTTGTCTTACTCAAGGTGATCTGTTGGTGATGAGCGGTTTTTACGATACGGATAGACCTGCTATCGACGAAGAAGCGCAAGAAAACAATCTTATTTTGCTTGGTTTTGAAGAAAAAAACAAATGGGTGGCAACACTCTACCAGAAAAAATAA
- a CDS encoding nucleoside recognition domain-containing protein, which translates to MQKQKNINRLWKCVKEGVPKAIKTTIWLLKLMLPVALLVGFLQYWGVINWFAYYASPVFHWIGLPGIASIVFITSLFLPIYSVLAVIATLPLGMREITILAIMCLITHSLIVELAVLRKTGSPIWKIFCLRVSTSFLAAMLLNIFLPVHIGGAHAAQHEISLHSVQDVLALWIKTSIVLIIKVVLIVNSLIILQNILREYKLLDYVSKLFAPLMQIFGLSSNVSFLWFIAQSLGLGYGSAVMFEEVESGAVTDREIEMLNYHIAVNHSLLEDTLLFVSIGVPVLWITLPRIFLAICLIWLIRLVHRFSGKVRNAVELVPVNSNSKFKQQA; encoded by the coding sequence ATGCAGAAACAAAAAAACATAAATCGTTTATGGAAGTGTGTTAAAGAAGGAGTGCCAAAAGCAATAAAGACAACCATTTGGCTGCTTAAACTGATGCTGCCAGTAGCATTATTAGTGGGGTTTCTGCAATACTGGGGTGTGATTAACTGGTTTGCGTATTATGCGTCTCCTGTATTTCATTGGATTGGATTACCTGGCATTGCTTCCATTGTGTTCATTACAAGCCTATTTCTACCTATATATTCTGTTTTGGCTGTCATAGCCACACTTCCGCTTGGCATGAGGGAGATCACAATTCTGGCAATAATGTGCCTGATTACACACAGCCTGATTGTAGAATTAGCTGTGTTACGGAAAACAGGTTCTCCTATATGGAAGATATTTTGTTTACGTGTTAGCACCAGTTTTTTGGCTGCAATGCTACTGAATATATTTTTACCTGTACATATCGGGGGAGCTCATGCTGCTCAGCATGAGATATCCTTACATTCCGTGCAAGATGTGTTAGCATTATGGATAAAAACATCTATAGTTTTGATAATTAAGGTTGTTTTAATTGTAAACAGTTTGATTATTCTCCAAAACATATTACGCGAATACAAATTATTAGATTATGTATCGAAATTATTCGCTCCGCTAATGCAAATTTTTGGTTTATCTTCTAATGTTTCATTTCTATGGTTTATAGCCCAATCACTTGGGTTAGGATATGGATCCGCAGTAATGTTTGAAGAAGTAGAATCGGGGGCCGTAACAGATAGAGAAATAGAAATGCTTAATTATCATATTGCTGTTAATCATTCATTACTGGAAGATACATTGTTGTTTGTGTCCATTGGAGTTCCGGTTTTATGGATAACGTTACCCCGTATCTTTCTGGCCATATGCTTAATATGGCTTATCCGTCTTGTACATCGATTTTCCGGAAAAGTGCGAAACGCAGTAGAACTGGTACCTGTAAACTCAAATAGTAAATTTAAACAACAAGCGTAA
- a CDS encoding N-acetylornithine carbamoyltransferase produces MKTFTNVKDLGNLKAAVSEAFVVKQHRYDYKYLGENRTLLMVFFNSSLRTRLSTQKAGMNLGMNTIVLDINQGAWKLETERGVIMDGDKTEHLLEAIPVMGCYADIIAVRSFARFENKEFDYSETILNQFIQYSEKPVISMEAATGHPLQAFADLITIEEYKKTQRPKVVLTWAPHPKALPQAVPNSFADFMNEADVNFVITHPEGYELDEKFIRGAHVEYDQDKALQGADFVYAKNWAAYTDPNYGKVLRKDMSWTISKKKMALTNNAFFMHCLPVRRNMIVTDDVIESPQSIVIPEAANREISAQVVLKRILEAL; encoded by the coding sequence ATGAAAACATTTACGAATGTCAAAGATTTGGGGAATTTGAAAGCTGCCGTGTCTGAAGCTTTTGTAGTGAAACAACACCGTTACGACTACAAATATTTAGGAGAAAACCGAACTTTGCTGATGGTATTTTTCAATTCGAGCCTTCGTACGCGACTCAGCACGCAAAAAGCCGGTATGAACCTCGGCATGAATACCATTGTGCTCGATATAAATCAGGGGGCATGGAAACTGGAAACCGAACGTGGTGTTATTATGGATGGTGACAAAACCGAACATTTACTTGAAGCAATCCCCGTTATGGGTTGCTACGCTGATATTATTGCGGTTCGTTCGTTTGCTCGTTTTGAAAATAAGGAGTTTGATTACAGCGAAACTATTCTGAACCAGTTTATCCAATATTCGGAAAAACCCGTCATCAGCATGGAAGCTGCGACAGGCCATCCGCTACAGGCTTTTGCCGATCTGATTACCATAGAAGAATATAAAAAAACACAACGTCCAAAAGTGGTATTAACTTGGGCTCCACACCCTAAAGCGTTACCTCAGGCAGTTCCAAATTCATTTGCCGATTTTATGAATGAGGCTGATGTGAATTTTGTTATCACGCATCCGGAAGGATATGAATTGGATGAGAAATTTATACGGGGAGCTCATGTGGAATATGATCAGGACAAGGCATTACAAGGCGCTGACTTTGTATACGCAAAAAACTGGGCCGCTTATACTGATCCAAATTATGGTAAAGTGTTGAGAAAAGATATGTCGTGGACCATTAGTAAAAAGAAAATGGCACTCACAAACAATGCCTTTTTTATGCATTGCCTTCCTGTACGCAGGAATATGATCGTAACGGATGATGTAATCGAAAGCCCTCAATCCATTGTAATTCCCGAAGCCGCCAACCGTGAAATATCCGCCCAGGTGGTGTTAAAACGAATTCTTGAAGCGTTATAA
- a CDS encoding DODA-type extradiol aromatic ring-opening family dioxygenase gives MIPIEKLPVFYIPHGGGPWHAMGDESGDPAGYEKLRVYLANLGKTYKKNIKNILVVSAHWEETVPTIYCEKNPRLYYDYYGFPPSTYHLKWSASGNPTLEVRVDELLRNNGFATQRDTERGYDHGAFVPLMVAFPKAQIPVIQLSLMHGLDPQQHIEMGKALEPLRSEGVLIIGSGMSYHNMRGFMSGNNDITAVSKKFDDWLTGTVMLQDSIERNNALIHWHQAPGARECHPRSEHLVPLFLIAGAAGNDAGQHDYSEILMDVAISGYKFG, from the coding sequence ATGATCCCTATAGAAAAATTACCTGTATTTTATATTCCTCACGGGGGTGGTCCATGGCATGCTATGGGAGATGAATCTGGCGATCCTGCTGGTTATGAAAAGTTGCGTGTATACCTTGCCAATCTGGGGAAAACATACAAAAAAAATATAAAAAATATTCTCGTGGTTTCTGCCCATTGGGAAGAAACCGTACCTACCATTTATTGTGAAAAAAATCCAAGACTTTATTATGATTATTATGGATTTCCACCATCTACTTATCACTTGAAATGGTCTGCTTCAGGTAATCCTACGTTGGAAGTTCGTGTAGATGAACTTTTAAGGAACAATGGATTCGCTACACAACGGGATACAGAAAGAGGTTATGATCATGGCGCGTTTGTGCCACTTATGGTGGCATTCCCGAAAGCACAAATTCCGGTAATACAACTATCATTGATGCATGGACTTGATCCACAACAACATATTGAAATGGGGAAAGCACTTGAGCCATTACGCTCAGAAGGAGTATTGATCATTGGTTCGGGAATGAGCTACCACAATATGCGGGGATTTATGTCTGGAAATAATGATATAACAGCAGTTTCAAAAAAGTTTGATGATTGGCTTACCGGAACTGTAATGTTACAAGATTCGATCGAACGTAATAATGCCTTAATCCACTGGCATCAGGCACCCGGAGCAAGGGAATGTCATCCACGAAGCGAACATTTGGTTCCTCTTTTTCTCATAGCTGGAGCTGCCGGTAACGATGCCGGACAACATGATTATTCGGAAATTTTGATGGATGTTGCTATTTCGGGGTATAAATTCGGATAA
- a CDS encoding NUDIX hydrolase, with protein MEELFPLVDEQGNVIGKATRSECHGGTFWLHPVVHLHVMNSAGELFLQKRTLTKDTQPGKWDTSVGGHISYGETVDDALKRETYEEIGITAYEPIAITRYIWQSAVEKELVNMFYTVYDGSFAFDPEEIETGRFWSLEEIRQNCGTGSFTPNFEHDFTLLMSIVNK; from the coding sequence ATGGAAGAGCTTTTTCCGCTAGTAGATGAACAAGGTAATGTAATCGGAAAAGCAACACGGAGTGAATGCCATGGTGGCACATTCTGGTTGCATCCGGTTGTTCATTTACATGTTATGAATAGCGCAGGTGAGCTTTTCCTGCAAAAAAGGACATTAACGAAAGACACACAACCCGGGAAATGGGACACTTCTGTCGGTGGTCATATCAGTTATGGAGAAACAGTAGATGATGCTTTGAAACGGGAAACGTATGAAGAAATTGGCATCACTGCCTATGAGCCGATTGCCATAACCCGTTATATTTGGCAATCGGCTGTAGAAAAAGAACTAGTGAATATGTTTTACACGGTTTATGATGGTTCTTTTGCCTTCGATCCAGAAGAAATCGAAACCGGACGATTCTGGTCATTAGAAGAGATCAGACAAAATTGCGGAACAGGAAGCTTTACCCCAAACTTTGAGCATGACTTTACATTGCTAATGTCAATTGTCAATAAATAA
- a CDS encoding HAD family hydrolase has protein sequence MYRQKINDFIKQRRYPVFNLKAAFFDMDGVLFDSMPAHAEAWVKAFESVEVPFTSYQAYMQEGRTGNGTIDDVFQSEKGRLATEEEKTLIYSTKSRIFEQIEAVRVMPFALPLLEKIKAHYVQIVLVTGSGQPSLLDRLEVYFPQIFERERMVTAFDVKKGKPHPEPYLMALEKAHVKPWEAVVVENAPLGIASASDAGIYTLAVNTGILENEVLVKAGANAIFSGVEDLYNQWNQLFFGE, from the coding sequence ATGTATAGACAAAAAATAAATGATTTTATAAAACAAAGAAGATATCCAGTATTCAACCTAAAGGCTGCATTTTTCGATATGGACGGAGTTCTATTTGACTCTATGCCGGCACACGCAGAAGCATGGGTAAAAGCCTTCGAAAGCGTTGAAGTACCCTTCACCTCGTATCAGGCTTATATGCAAGAAGGTCGTACCGGTAACGGAACCATTGATGATGTGTTTCAATCTGAAAAGGGTCGCTTAGCCACAGAAGAAGAAAAAACATTGATATACAGCACAAAAAGTCGTATTTTTGAACAAATTGAGGCGGTGCGTGTTATGCCATTTGCATTACCGCTTTTAGAAAAGATAAAAGCACATTATGTACAGATTGTGCTGGTCACTGGTTCTGGACAACCCAGTTTGCTAGACCGGTTGGAAGTCTATTTTCCACAAATTTTTGAACGGGAACGTATGGTTACTGCTTTTGATGTGAAAAAAGGGAAACCACACCCGGAGCCCTATCTGATGGCATTGGAGAAAGCCCATGTCAAACCCTGGGAAGCTGTTGTTGTAGAAAATGCTCCTCTCGGTATTGCATCAGCAAGTGATGCAGGAATTTATACTTTAGCTGTTAATACTGGCATTTTGGAAAACGAAGTGCTTGTTAAAGCAGGTGCAAATGCAATCTTCTCGGGTGTGGAAGATCTTTATAATCAATGGAATCAATTGTTTTTCGGAGAATAA